One region of Mycobacterium riyadhense genomic DNA includes:
- a CDS encoding M18 family aminopeptidase: MAATAQGLCEFIDESPSPFHACATVARRLLDAGYIELNEADPWPGQPGRHFIVRAGSLVAWNSHGHQESHGAFRIVGAHTDSPNLRVKQHPDRQVAGWQVVALQPYGGAWLNSWLDRDLGISGRLSVRDGARVTHRLVRIDDPILRVPQLAIHLAEDRKSVTLDPQRHINAVWGIGRETGSFVGYVAERAGVPASDVLAADLMTHDLTPSAVIGADASLLSAPRLDNQASCYAGLEALLAAQPRDNVPVLVIFDHEEVGSTSDHGAQSNLLITVLERIVLAGGGSREDFLRRLPVSLLASADMAHATHPNYPERHEPGHLIEVNGGPVLKVHPNLRYATDGRTAAAFALACQQAGVELQRYEHRADLPCGSTIGPLASARTGIPTVDVGAAQLAMHSARELMGAHDVAAYSAALQAFLSDG, from the coding sequence ATGGCGGCCACTGCACAGGGTTTATGCGAATTCATCGATGAGTCCCCCTCGCCGTTTCACGCGTGCGCGACCGTGGCCCGACGGTTGCTCGATGCCGGATACATCGAACTCAACGAAGCCGACCCTTGGCCGGGCCAACCGGGCCGCCACTTCATCGTCCGCGCCGGCTCGCTGGTGGCATGGAATTCCCACGGACACCAAGAAAGTCACGGAGCCTTCCGGATCGTCGGCGCCCACACCGACAGCCCCAATCTGCGGGTCAAGCAACACCCGGACCGGCAGGTCGCCGGTTGGCAGGTGGTGGCCCTGCAGCCGTACGGGGGAGCGTGGCTGAACTCCTGGCTGGACCGTGACCTGGGCATCAGTGGACGATTGTCGGTGCGAGACGGCGCCCGGGTCACTCACCGGCTGGTTCGGATCGACGATCCGATCCTGCGGGTGCCGCAGCTGGCCATTCATCTGGCCGAGGACCGCAAGTCCGTCACGCTGGATCCGCAACGGCACATTAACGCGGTGTGGGGGATCGGCCGGGAAACGGGTTCATTCGTGGGCTACGTCGCCGAGCGCGCCGGTGTGCCCGCATCCGACGTGCTTGCCGCGGACCTGATGACGCACGACCTGACCCCGTCGGCGGTTATCGGCGCCGACGCCAGCCTGCTCAGTGCGCCGCGGCTGGACAATCAGGCGAGCTGCTACGCGGGTCTGGAAGCCCTGCTGGCCGCGCAGCCGCGCGACAACGTGCCGGTGCTGGTGATCTTCGACCATGAGGAGGTGGGATCGACCTCAGACCACGGCGCACAGTCCAACCTGCTGATCACCGTGCTGGAACGCATTGTGCTCGCCGGCGGAGGCAGCCGGGAAGACTTCCTGCGGCGACTGCCCGTTTCGCTGCTGGCCTCCGCCGACATGGCACACGCCACGCATCCCAACTACCCCGAGCGCCACGAGCCCGGCCATTTGATCGAGGTCAACGGTGGACCGGTGCTCAAGGTGCACCCGAACCTGCGGTATGCCACCGATGGCCGCACTGCGGCGGCATTCGCGCTCGCCTGTCAGCAGGCCGGCGTCGAGCTGCAGCGCTACGAGCACCGCGCCGACCTGCCGTGCGGGTCGACGATCGGGCCACTGGCCTCGGCTCGCACCGGAATCCCCACCGTCGACGTCGGCGCCGCTCAGCTTGCGATGCACTCCGCGCGGGAACTGATGGGCGCTCACGATGTCGCCGCCTACTCGGCGGCACTGCAAGCGTTTCTGTCGGACGGCTGA
- a CDS encoding dihydrolipoyl dehydrogenase family protein yields the protein MAYDMASGQQEQGYDVVVLGAGPVGQNVADRVRASGLSAAVVERELVGGECSYWACVPSKALLRPVIAVSDTRRTEGAREAVNGSINPAGVFSRRDRYVSDWDDTGQADWVAGIGATLIRGHGRLDGPRRVVVTTPRGAEVVLTVGQAVVICTGSRPALPDLPGLTEARPWTNREATDSSDVPNRLAVVGAGGVGVEMATAWQGLGSKVTLLARGSRLLPRMEPFVGELVSRGLAEAGVDVRVGVSVRELSRAYPYCPVAIALSDGTELEVDEILFATGRKPLTDHIGLETVGLTPGGWLDVDDTCRVRDVADGWLYAAGDVNHRALLTHQGKYQARIAGAAIAARAAGRPVDTEPWGEHSTTADHHAVPQAFFTDPEAAAVGLTAEQAEQAGHRIKTIDVEIGDVVMGAKLYADGYTGRARMVVDVDGGHLLGMTLVGPGATELLHAATIAVAGRVPIERLWHAVPCFPTISELWLRLLEAYRDSFFVVV from the coding sequence ATGGCATACGACATGGCATCCGGCCAACAGGAACAGGGCTACGACGTTGTGGTGCTCGGTGCTGGGCCGGTTGGCCAGAATGTTGCCGACCGGGTCCGCGCTTCGGGTCTCAGCGCCGCGGTGGTCGAACGGGAACTCGTCGGAGGCGAATGCTCGTACTGGGCTTGCGTGCCGAGCAAAGCCTTGCTACGTCCGGTCATCGCCGTCTCCGATACCCGAAGAACCGAGGGCGCGCGGGAAGCGGTCAACGGTTCGATAAACCCGGCCGGTGTCTTCAGCCGCCGCGATCGCTACGTCAGCGACTGGGACGACACCGGCCAGGCCGACTGGGTGGCCGGCATCGGCGCGACCCTGATACGCGGACATGGACGGTTGGACGGCCCGCGACGAGTTGTCGTCACCACACCCCGTGGCGCCGAGGTGGTACTGACCGTCGGGCAGGCGGTCGTCATCTGTACCGGCAGCCGGCCAGCGCTCCCCGACCTGCCCGGCCTTACCGAAGCGCGGCCGTGGACCAACCGCGAAGCCACCGACAGCAGCGACGTCCCGAACCGGCTCGCCGTCGTCGGGGCCGGCGGCGTGGGTGTCGAAATGGCAACGGCCTGGCAAGGATTGGGTTCAAAGGTGACCTTGCTGGCTCGAGGATCTCGACTGCTGCCCCGGATGGAGCCGTTTGTGGGCGAGCTTGTTAGCCGCGGACTGGCCGAGGCGGGCGTGGACGTGCGCGTTGGCGTGTCAGTACGCGAACTCAGCCGGGCCTACCCCTATTGCCCCGTGGCCATCGCGTTGAGCGACGGGACCGAGCTCGAGGTCGATGAAATTCTCTTTGCCACCGGCCGAAAACCCCTCACCGACCATATCGGCTTGGAGACGGTGGGACTGACTCCGGGCGGTTGGCTCGACGTCGACGACACCTGCAGGGTGCGCGACGTCGCCGACGGTTGGCTCTACGCGGCCGGTGATGTCAACCATCGCGCACTGCTGACCCATCAAGGCAAGTACCAGGCCCGCATCGCGGGTGCCGCGATCGCAGCACGCGCAGCTGGCCGCCCGGTGGACACCGAGCCGTGGGGGGAGCATTCGACCACCGCCGACCATCACGCGGTGCCGCAGGCCTTCTTTACCGACCCGGAAGCCGCCGCGGTTGGGCTGACGGCGGAGCAGGCTGAGCAGGCCGGGCACCGGATCAAGACGATAGATGTCGAGATCGGCGATGTCGTGATGGGAGCCAAACTCTATGCCGACGGATATACCGGTCGGGCGCGCATGGTGGTCGATGTGGATGGGGGCCATCTGCTCGGCATGACATTGGTCGGCCCGGGCGCTACCGAGCTGCTGCACGCGGCCACGATCGCGGTCGCCGGACGGGTGCCCATTGAACGGCTGTGGCACGCCGTCCCATGTTTCCCGACAATCAGTGAACTATGGCTGAGACTCCTTGAAGCCTACCGGGATTCGTTTTTTGTGGTCGTTTAG
- a CDS encoding cupin domain-containing protein: MATSDGFHPDFQPDATASEATRNRVHHIKGSEISSDTAQSDGLRRFAALNGRSVGAEKLWMGETHVSPETVSANHHHGESETAIYVRSGNPEFVFHDGVQEVRISTQPGDYVFVPPYLPHREENPDPKTPAEVVIARSTQEAIVVNLPDLYPL; encoded by the coding sequence ATGGCAACCTCGGACGGATTTCATCCCGATTTCCAACCCGATGCGACGGCGTCAGAAGCGACACGTAATCGGGTGCATCACATCAAGGGATCGGAAATCAGTTCCGACACAGCGCAATCGGATGGACTGCGGCGCTTCGCCGCGCTGAACGGGCGCTCGGTTGGAGCGGAAAAGTTGTGGATGGGCGAGACGCATGTCTCGCCGGAGACCGTCTCGGCTAACCATCATCATGGCGAGTCCGAGACCGCGATCTATGTGCGAAGCGGCAACCCGGAGTTCGTCTTCCATGACGGCGTCCAGGAAGTGCGCATCTCGACTCAACCCGGCGACTACGTCTTCGTGCCGCCATATCTGCCGCATCGGGAAGAGAATCCCGACCCGAAAACACCCGCCGAAGTGGTCATCGCGCGCAGCACCCAGGAGGCCATTGTGGTCAACCTGCCGGACCTGTACCCCCTCTAA
- a CDS encoding family 1 encapsulin nanocompartment shell protein: MNNLYRDLAPVTESAWADIELEAARTFKRHIAGRRVVDVSEPGGPVTAAVSTGRLIDVQAPTDGVIAHLRDSKPLIRLRVPFTLSRNEIDDVERGSKDSDWEPVKKAAKKLAFVEDRSIFEGYAPASIEGIRHASSNPALTLPDDPRDIPDVISQALSELRLAGVDGPYSVLLSADVYTKVSETTEHGYPIREHLNRLVDGEIIWAPAIDGAFVLTTRGGDFDLQLGTDVSIGYLSHDADTVQLYLQETLTFLCYTSEASVALSPKPE, translated from the coding sequence ATGAACAATTTGTACCGCGATCTCGCACCGGTCACCGAATCCGCTTGGGCAGACATCGAATTGGAGGCCGCCCGCACGTTCAAACGCCACATCGCGGGTCGCCGGGTCGTCGACGTCAGCGAGCCCGGTGGACCGGTCACCGCCGCGGTCAGCACCGGGCGGCTGATCGACGTGCAGGCGCCCACCGACGGCGTGATCGCCCACCTGCGGGATAGCAAACCCCTGATCCGCCTGCGAGTTCCGTTTACCTTGTCGCGCAATGAGATCGACGACGTCGAGCGTGGTTCGAAGGACTCCGATTGGGAACCGGTCAAGAAGGCAGCCAAGAAGTTGGCCTTCGTCGAGGACCGCAGCATCTTCGAGGGTTACGCTCCCGCGTCGATCGAGGGTATCCGGCACGCGAGCTCGAACCCCGCGCTGACCTTGCCCGACGACCCGCGCGACATTCCTGACGTGATCAGCCAGGCGTTGTCGGAACTGCGGTTGGCCGGTGTGGACGGGCCGTATTCGGTGCTGTTGAGCGCCGACGTCTACACCAAGGTCAGCGAAACAACCGAACACGGCTATCCCATCCGCGAGCATCTGAACCGGCTCGTCGACGGGGAAATCATCTGGGCGCCGGCCATCGACGGTGCTTTCGTGTTGACCACTCGCGGCGGTGACTTCGACCTACAGTTGGGTACCGATGTGTCGATCGGTTACCTCAGCCATGACGCCGATACGGTGCAGTTGTACCTGCAGGAGACATTGACGTTCCTGTGCTACACGTCCGAGGCATCGGTTGCGCTCAGCCCGAAGCCGGAATAA
- the purS gene encoding phosphoribosylformylglycinamidine synthase subunit PurS — MARVVVHVMPKAEILDPQGQAIVGALGRLGHPGISDVRQGKRFELEVDDAVDDSVLAEIAESLLANTVIEDWTISRDPQ; from the coding sequence GTGGCCCGGGTGGTCGTGCATGTGATGCCTAAAGCGGAGATTCTCGACCCGCAGGGTCAGGCGATCGTGGGAGCGCTGGGACGCCTCGGACACCCCGGAATCTCAGACGTCCGTCAGGGCAAGAGGTTTGAGCTGGAGGTCGACGATGCCGTTGACGATTCGGTGCTTGCCGAAATCGCCGAATCGCTGTTGGCCAACACCGTGATCGAGGACTGGACCATCAGCCGGGACCCGCAATGA
- a CDS encoding 6-pyruvoyl trahydropterin synthase family protein yields MAYTIKQTIRLEMGHRTWTHDMRTSRGGSELYTPELVANKCANLHGHTIFVSVTLTGDSLDEQYFLLDTDLLENAFRPILDEVDHAFVVDKNDPLYEDIAAITRKGGLKLCTVDFSPTFEALVRHFYDRLQAVIDEKGLADQLRIKEMKVLGEQTVEATYSGS; encoded by the coding sequence ATGGCCTACACGATCAAGCAGACGATCCGCCTTGAAATGGGGCATCGGACGTGGACCCACGACATGCGGACCAGCCGCGGTGGAAGTGAGCTTTATACCCCAGAATTGGTTGCCAATAAATGCGCCAACCTGCATGGTCACACGATTTTTGTTTCCGTAACGCTTACCGGGGACAGTCTTGACGAGCAGTACTTCCTTTTGGACACGGACCTGCTGGAGAACGCATTTAGGCCGATTCTGGACGAGGTGGACCACGCATTTGTCGTTGACAAGAATGATCCGCTGTACGAGGACATCGCCGCGATTACGCGAAAAGGCGGACTCAAATTGTGCACCGTGGACTTTTCACCCACCTTTGAGGCGTTGGTACGCCACTTCTACGACCGCCTCCAGGCTGTCATCGACGAGAAAGGGCTGGCCGACCAGCTGCGGATCAAAGAAATGAAGGTTCTTGGCGAACAGACAGTTGAGGCCACTTACTCGGGCAGTTAG
- a CDS encoding HNH endonuclease signature motif containing protein, which yields MSSSTREDIVEVFDALDAELDRLCGLAFDVLTTPERLRALERLERVARRLPVPGHALINQLAAQASEEELGGTLGSALADRLRLTQKEANRRIAEAEELGERRALTGEPLPPQLSATAAAQRAGQIGAGHVREIRTFFKKLPAAVDLFTREAAEADLADKASKYRPDQLSKYAGVLLDCLNPDGTYTDDDRARRRGITIGNQEFDGMSRLSGLITPELRATLEAALAKLAAPGMCNPLDDTPCVDGEATEEAVRRDTRSQSQRNHDGLLAGLRGLLASGELGQHNGLPASIIATTTLQELEAAAGRGLTGGGTILPISDVIRLGRHANHYLALFDKGKAVALYHTKRLASPGQRIVLYAKDRGCSAPGCDVAGYYSEVHHLTPYAQCRTTDVNDLTFACGGHHPLAEKGWTTRKNARGDTEWIPPPHLDHGQPRTNSFHHPEKLLYDGDDEDPA from the coding sequence ATGAGTTCGAGCACGCGTGAGGACATTGTTGAGGTCTTCGACGCACTCGATGCCGAGCTGGATCGCTTGTGCGGCCTGGCGTTTGATGTGTTGACGACGCCCGAGCGGTTGCGGGCGTTGGAGCGCCTGGAGCGGGTGGCGCGTCGGTTGCCGGTGCCCGGGCATGCGTTGATCAATCAACTCGCTGCGCAGGCCAGCGAGGAGGAGCTGGGCGGCACGCTGGGCTCGGCGTTGGCCGATCGGCTGCGCCTCACTCAAAAGGAGGCCAACCGGCGCATCGCCGAAGCCGAAGAGCTGGGTGAGCGTCGCGCATTAACGGGCGAGCCGTTGCCCCCGCAATTGTCCGCCACCGCGGCGGCCCAGCGCGCCGGGCAGATCGGCGCGGGCCACGTGCGCGAGATCCGCACGTTCTTCAAGAAGCTGCCCGCCGCGGTGGATCTGTTCACCCGCGAAGCCGCCGAAGCCGATCTTGCCGACAAGGCCAGCAAGTACCGGCCCGATCAGCTGTCCAAGTACGCCGGCGTGCTCCTGGACTGCCTCAATCCCGATGGCACCTACACCGACGACGACCGGGCCCGACGGCGCGGGATCACCATCGGCAACCAGGAATTCGACGGCATGTCGCGCCTCAGCGGCCTGATCACCCCGGAGCTACGGGCCACCCTGGAAGCCGCCCTGGCCAAATTGGCCGCCCCGGGCATGTGCAACCCGCTGGATGACACCCCGTGTGTGGACGGGGAAGCCACCGAGGAGGCGGTGCGCCGCGACACCCGCAGCCAATCCCAACGCAATCACGATGGGCTGCTGGCCGGCCTGCGCGGACTGCTGGCCAGCGGCGAGCTGGGTCAACACAACGGACTGCCGGCCAGCATTATCGCGACCACCACGCTGCAAGAGTTGGAGGCCGCGGCGGGCCGGGGCCTGACCGGTGGGGGCACCATCTTGCCGATATCGGATGTCATCCGTTTGGGCCGCCACGCAAATCACTATCTGGCGCTCTTCGACAAGGGCAAGGCCGTGGCGTTGTATCACACCAAGCGGCTGGCCTCGCCGGGGCAGCGAATTGTGTTGTATGCCAAGGATCGTGGCTGCTCGGCGCCGGGTTGCGACGTGGCGGGCTACTACTCCGAAGTCCATCACCTCACCCCGTACGCCCAGTGCCGCACCACCGATGTCAACGACTTGACCTTCGCCTGCGGCGGGCATCACCCACTGGCCGAAAAGGGCTGGACCACCCGCAAAAACGCCAGAGGCGACACCGAATGGATCCCACCACCACACCTTGATCACGGACAACCGCGAACGAATAGCTTCCACCACCCCGAAAAGCTGCTGTACGACGGGGATGACGAGGACCCAGCGTAG
- the purQ gene encoding phosphoribosylformylglycinamidine synthase subunit PurQ — MTARIGVITFPGTLDDVDAARAVRQVGADAVSLWHADADLRAVDAVIVPGGFSYGDYLRAGAIARFAPVMGEVVAAAGRGMPVLGICNGFQVLCEAGLLPGALTRNVGLHFVCRDVWLRVASTSTAWTSRFEADADLLVPLKSGEGRYVAPRDVLDELEGDGRVVFRYREKVNGSMHDIAGISSANRRVVGLMPHPEHAIEVLTGPSEDGLGLFYSALDAVLAA; from the coding sequence ATGACGGCGCGGATCGGCGTCATCACATTTCCAGGGACGCTTGATGACGTGGACGCCGCGCGCGCGGTGCGCCAGGTCGGCGCCGACGCGGTGAGCCTGTGGCATGCTGACGCCGACCTCAGGGCTGTCGACGCCGTGATTGTGCCCGGCGGCTTTTCCTACGGCGATTACCTTAGGGCTGGTGCGATCGCCCGATTCGCCCCGGTCATGGGCGAAGTCGTCGCCGCGGCCGGCCGCGGCATGCCGGTATTGGGGATTTGCAACGGGTTTCAAGTGCTGTGCGAGGCCGGGCTGCTGCCCGGCGCGCTGACCCGCAACGTGGGGCTGCACTTCGTCTGCCGCGACGTGTGGCTGCGCGTGGCGTCAACGTCGACCGCGTGGACATCACGTTTCGAAGCCGACGCGGACTTGTTGGTGCCGCTGAAGTCTGGCGAGGGCCGCTATGTGGCACCCCGAGACGTGCTCGACGAACTGGAAGGCGACGGCCGGGTCGTATTCCGCTACCGCGAGAAGGTCAACGGTTCAATGCACGACATCGCCGGCATCAGCTCAGCCAACCGCCGTGTCGTCGGGCTGATGCCGCACCCCGAGCACGCCATCGAAGTGTTGACCGGTCCGTCCGAGGACGGACTCGGCCTGTTCTATTCAGCGCTGGACGCGGTGCTGGCAGCCTGA
- a CDS encoding Dyp-type peroxidase encodes MSSIKPVPAVQPQPVLAPLTPAAIFLVVTINDGGEAMVHDALPDLSGLVRAIGFRDPTKHLSVVASIGSGAWDRLFSGPRPAELHPFIPLAGPRHVAPATPGDLLFHIRAETLDVCFELAGRIVKSMAGAVTVVDEVHGFRFFDNRDLLGFVDGTENPGGPIAVSATTIGDEDPDFAGSCYVHVQKYLHDMASWESLSATEQERVIGRTKLDDIELGDDVKPSNSHVALNVITDEDGTERKIVRHNMPFGEVGRGEYGTYFIGYSRTPAVTEQMLRNMFLGDPPGNTDRILDFSIAVTGGLFFSPTIDFLDDPPPLPGGQVRAPADTPASDDGSLGIGSLKGTSR; translated from the coding sequence ATGTCTAGCATCAAGCCTGTGCCCGCTGTTCAGCCCCAGCCGGTTCTGGCACCGTTGACGCCAGCCGCCATCTTCCTGGTGGTCACGATCAACGACGGTGGCGAGGCGATGGTCCACGATGCACTACCGGACTTGTCCGGTCTGGTGCGCGCGATCGGCTTCCGTGACCCGACCAAACACCTGTCGGTGGTGGCCTCGATCGGGTCCGGCGCCTGGGACCGACTATTCAGCGGACCTCGGCCCGCCGAGCTGCATCCGTTCATCCCGCTGGCCGGGCCGCGGCACGTCGCCCCGGCTACTCCGGGCGACCTGTTGTTCCACATCCGCGCCGAGACGTTGGACGTCTGCTTCGAGCTGGCCGGCCGCATTGTCAAGTCGATGGCCGGCGCGGTGACCGTTGTGGACGAGGTGCATGGGTTCCGGTTCTTCGACAACCGTGATCTGCTGGGCTTTGTCGACGGCACCGAAAACCCTGGCGGCCCAATCGCCGTCAGCGCCACCACGATTGGTGATGAGGATCCCGACTTTGCGGGCTCATGTTATGTACACGTGCAGAAGTACCTGCATGACATGGCCTCGTGGGAATCGCTATCGGCCACCGAGCAGGAACGCGTGATCGGCCGCACGAAGCTGGATGACATCGAACTCGGCGACGACGTCAAGCCGTCGAACTCACATGTCGCGCTCAATGTCATCACCGACGAGGACGGCACCGAGCGCAAGATCGTGCGGCACAACATGCCGTTCGGGGAAGTTGGCAGGGGTGAGTACGGCACCTACTTCATTGGCTATTCCCGCACCCCGGCGGTGACCGAACAGATGCTGCGCAACATGTTTCTCGGCGATCCACCGGGCAACACCGACCGCATCCTGGACTTCTCCATTGCGGTCACCGGCGGACTGTTCTTTTCCCCCACCATCGACTTCCTCGACGATCCACCGCCCCTGCCCGGCGGGCAGGTGAGAGCCCCCGCAGATACTCCTGCTTCTGACGACGGATCACTCGGGATCGGCAGCCTGAAAGGAACATCTCGATGA
- a CDS encoding PPE family protein produces the protein MANFALLPPEINSALMFTGAGPGPLLEAAVAWDGLSFELGAAASSFSSVTSGLASQAWQGPAAAAMVAAAAPYAGWLDAAAARAAGAAGQARAVASVFEAARTAMVQPIAVAVNRSQIVSLVLSNLFGQNAPAIAAVEGSYEEMWAQDVAAMVGYHAGASAAAAQLTSWQQSLQSLLGIPENWGVGNKGSNNVGNGNTGNQNAGNGNIGSSNLGSGNTGNSNMGSGNNGNSNIGGGNHGDTNIGGGNSGTGNVGGGNSGKQNVGFGNAGTGNIGGGNKGDGNIGFGNVGPTDTAAHSNIGSGNTGSFNRGSGNTGDGNWGFGNTGNGNIGFGNTGNGNIGIGLTGNNQIGIGGLNTGSGNIGFGNSGSGNIGFFNSGNNNVGFFNSGFANTGFEISGTNNTGFQTTGGTVTGAWNTGLNTTGFGNTGGEVTGAFNAGRYTTGFFNSGEQVTGMFNSGKSSTGFFNSGHANTGWANAGAVNTGFGNSGNTNTGGFSSGNLNTGFGNVGNGPGLSSGFANTGTGTSGFFNQGNNASGFTNAGDDTSGARNAGPDASGFNNSGFGGSGFQNSSDRGSGFFNSVNNGVGFQNSGFFNTGIRNSGVGNVSSFPPDDHGHSGFFHR, from the coding sequence ATGGCGAATTTCGCTTTGCTGCCGCCGGAAATCAATTCGGCGTTGATGTTCACCGGTGCGGGGCCGGGGCCGCTGCTGGAGGCCGCGGTGGCCTGGGATGGGTTGTCCTTCGAGCTGGGTGCGGCGGCGTCCTCGTTCAGTTCGGTGACTTCGGGTTTAGCAAGTCAGGCGTGGCAAGGTCCGGCGGCGGCAGCGATGGTAGCGGCGGCCGCACCCTATGCAGGTTGGCTGGACGCGGCCGCGGCACGGGCTGCCGGCGCGGCGGGACAGGCCCGGGCGGTGGCCAGCGTCTTTGAGGCGGCACGCACGGCGATGGTCCAGCCGATAGCGGTGGCTGTCAACCGTTCTCAGATCGTTTCGCTGGTGTTGTCGAACCTGTTCGGGCAAAACGCGCCCGCGATCGCGGCCGTCGAGGGCAGCTACGAGGAGATGTGGGCCCAGGACGTGGCCGCGATGGTCGGCTATCACGCCGGCGCGTCCGCGGCGGCTGCGCAGTTGACGTCGTGGCAACAGTCCCTGCAAAGCCTGCTCGGGATCCCCGAGAACTGGGGCGTCGGCAACAAGGGCAGTAACAACGTCGGCAACGGCAACACCGGCAACCAGAATGCGGGTAACGGGAACATCGGGAGTTCCAACCTGGGCAGTGGAAATACCGGCAATTCCAACATGGGCAGCGGAAACAACGGCAATTCCAACATTGGTGGCGGCAATCACGGCGATACGAACATCGGTGGTGGTAACTCCGGCACCGGAAACGTGGGCGGCGGCAACAGCGGTAAACAGAATGTGGGGTTCGGCAATGCGGGGACAGGGAATATCGGCGGTGGCAACAAGGGTGACGGAAACATTGGCTTCGGAAACGTCGGCCCTACCGACACTGCGGCCCACTCCAACATCGGTAGCGGAAACACCGGCAGCTTCAACAGGGGTTCCGGGAACACCGGCGATGGCAACTGGGGCTTCGGCAATACCGGCAATGGCAATATTGGCTTCGGCAACACCGGCAACGGCAACATCGGCATCGGGCTCACTGGCAACAATCAGATCGGCATCGGCGGTCTGAACACCGGCAGTGGCAACATCGGCTTCGGCAATTCAGGCAGCGGCAATATCGGATTCTTCAACTCCGGCAACAACAACGTGGGCTTCTTTAACTCGGGCTTTGCCAACACGGGCTTTGAGATTTCGGGAACGAACAATACGGGCTTCCAAACCACGGGTGGCACCGTCACCGGCGCCTGGAATACGGGTCTGAACACCACAGGCTTCGGAAACACGGGCGGGGAAGTCACGGGCGCGTTCAACGCGGGCCGCTACACCACGGGCTTCTTCAACTCCGGCGAGCAGGTCACCGGCATGTTCAACTCGGGCAAGTCCTCGACCGGGTTCTTCAATTCAGGACATGCCAACACCGGGTGGGCCAATGCCGGTGCGGTAAACACCGGATTCGGCAACTCCGGCAATACCAACACCGGCGGCTTCAGCTCGGGCAACCTAAACACCGGTTTCGGAAACGTGGGTAACGGCCCCGGGCTCAGCTCGGGTTTCGCAAACACCGGTACTGGCACATCGGGTTTCTTTAACCAGGGCAACAACGCCTCAGGCTTCACGAACGCTGGTGACGACACCTCGGGTGCCCGTAACGCTGGGCCTGATGCTTCTGGCTTCAACAACTCGGGCTTCGGCGGCTCGGGTTTCCAGAATTCCAGCGATCGCGGTTCGGGCTTCTTCAACAGCGTCAACAATGGCGTGGGTTTCCAGAACTCTGGCTTCTTCAACACCGGCATCCGTAACTCGGGCGTCGGAAACGTAAGTAGCTTCCCCCCCGATGATCACGGGCACTCGGGCTTCTTCCACCGGTGA
- a CDS encoding SDR family NAD(P)-dependent oxidoreductase has protein sequence MRSARSRNKSQRPCAFGELTTTFAGSTALVTGATAGIGREIALQLAALGSEVVVHGRSAERGAGVVREIENASGKARLRAKSPTQ, from the coding sequence TTGCGCTCAGCCCGAAGCCGGAATAAATCCCAACGCCCGTGTGCTTTCGGGGAGCTGACAACAACATTTGCCGGCTCCACCGCACTGGTCACGGGTGCCACGGCGGGTATTGGTCGCGAAATTGCTCTACAACTGGCTGCTCTTGGCAGCGAAGTCGTCGTGCACGGACGAAGTGCCGAACGCGGCGCCGGTGTGGTGCGGGAGATCGAGAACGCAAGCGGCAAGGCACGTTTGCGCGCGAAATCGCCAACGCAGTAG
- a CDS encoding 2Fe-2S iron-sulfur cluster-binding protein: protein MTPLRGSILEPADAFDVPTRFSCRSGVCHVCVTRVVAGRAKYVQSPLEQPGSGSVLICSAATETELVLDL from the coding sequence GTGACGCCATTGCGCGGCAGCATCCTTGAACCCGCTGACGCATTCGACGTGCCGACGCGGTTCTCCTGCCGCAGCGGAGTGTGTCATGTCTGTGTCACCAGGGTTGTTGCCGGACGGGCCAAGTACGTCCAATCGCCGCTCGAGCAGCCGGGCAGCGGATCGGTACTCATCTGTTCTGCCGCAACGGAAACCGAACTCGTACTGGATCTTTAG
- a CDS encoding VOC family protein, producing the protein MALTVEMVTFDCSDPAKLAGWWAEQFGGTTHELAPGEFIAVTPPEGPRLGFQKVPDVTPGKNRVHLDFVAADVDGEVCRLTAAGASELERHKFDNFRWVVLADPEGNVFCVVAQ; encoded by the coding sequence ATGGCACTCACCGTAGAGATGGTCACGTTCGACTGCAGCGACCCGGCGAAATTGGCCGGCTGGTGGGCCGAGCAGTTCGGCGGTACCACGCATGAGCTCGCGCCCGGCGAGTTCATCGCGGTGACCCCGCCGGAAGGACCCCGCCTGGGATTCCAGAAGGTGCCCGACGTGACGCCCGGAAAGAACCGGGTGCACCTCGATTTCGTTGCCGCGGATGTGGACGGCGAAGTGTGCCGGCTGACGGCGGCTGGCGCTAGCGAGCTGGAACGGCACAAGTTCGACAACTTCCGCTGGGTGGTGCTGGCCGACCCCGAGGGCAACGTGTTCTGCGTGGTAGCTCAGTAG